The Panthera tigris isolate Pti1 chromosome F3, P.tigris_Pti1_mat1.1, whole genome shotgun sequence genome includes a window with the following:
- the PYCR2 gene encoding pyrroline-5-carboxylate reductase 2 encodes MSVGFIGAGQLACALARGFTAAGILSAHRIIASSPEMDLPTVSSLRKMGVNLTRSNKETVRHSDVLFLAVKPHIIPFILDEIGADVQARHIVVSCAAGVTISSVEKKLMAFQPAPKVIRCMTNTPVVVREGATVYATGTHALVEDGQLLEQLMSSVGFCTEVEEDLIDAVTGLSGSGPAYAFMALDALADGGVKMGLPRRLAVRLGAQALLGAAKMLLASEQHPGQLKDNVCSPGGATIHALHFLESGGFRSLLINAVEASCIRTRELQSMADQEKISPAALKKTLLDRVKLESPTVSTLTHSNSGKLLTRNPAPGGKKE; translated from the exons ATGAGCGTGGGCTTCATCGGCGCGGGCCAGCTGGCCTGTGCGCTGGCGCGGGGCTTCACGGCCGCAG GCATCCTGTCGGCCCACAGGATCATAGCCAGCTCCCCGGAAATGGACCTGCCCACCGTGTCCTCGCTCCGG AAGATGGGCGTGAACCTGACCCGGAGCAACAAGGAGACGGTGAGGCACAGTGACGTCCTGTTCCTGGCCGTGAAGCCGCACATCATCCCCTTCATCCTGGACGAGATCGGGGCGGACGTGCAGGCCAGGCACATCGTGGTCTCCTGTGCTGCCGGTGTCACCATCAGCTCTGTGGAGAAG AAGCTGATGGCGTTCCAGCCGGCCCCCAAGGTGATTCGCTGCATGACCAATACGCCCGTGGTGGTGCGGGAGGGCGCCACAGTGTACGCCACGGGCACCCACGCCCTGGTGGAGGACGGGCAGCTTCTGGAACAGCTCATGAGCAGCGTGGGCTTCTGCACCGAGGTGGAGGAGGACCTGATCGACGCCGTCACCGGGCTCAGCGGCAGCGGGCCTGCCTAT GCATTCATGGCCCTGGACGCACTGGCTGATGGTGGGGTGAAGATGGGCCTGCCCCGGCGCCTGGCCGTCCGACTGGGGGCCCAGGCCCTGCTG GGTGCTGCCAAGATGCTGCTGGCGTCAGAGCAGCACCCTGGCCAGCTCAAGGACAATGTGTGCTCGCCCGGGGGTGCCACCATCCACGCCCTGCACTTTCTAGAGAGCGGGGGCTTCCGCTCCCTGCTCATCAACGCCGTGGAGGCCTCCTGTATCCGAACACG GGAGCTGCAGTCCATGGCCGACCAGGAGAAGATCTCCCCGGCCGCACTCAAGAAGACCCTCCTGGACAGAGTGAAGCTGGAGTCCCCCACGGTGTCCACGCTGACCCATTCCAACTCCGGGAAGCTCCTGACGAGAAACCCGGCCCCCGGAGGCAAGAAGGAGTGA
- the LOC122235914 gene encoding left-right determination factor 1-like isoform X2, whose translation MRPLWLCWAFWALPLTGPGAALTGEQVRASLLRQLGLREAPVLDQRDVEGLVTPAHVRAQYVALLRRSHGAHSRGKRFSQRVREVAGRLLAAEAALGRLERLSPHGARARVTVEWLRIHEDSSNRTYLVDSRLVSLQGSGWKAFDVTEAVNFWRQLGRSGQPLLLQVSVQRAHLGPRASGAHTLLRFASQGQEGTGQGEPQLELHTLDLGAYGAQGDCDPEATEGARCCRQETYVDLRGMRWAENWVLEPPGFLAYECVGACQQPPEPPTFRRPFPGPRQCVASETTSLPLIVGVKEGGRPRPQVVSLPNMRVEKCSCAWDGAPVPRRLGP comes from the exons ATGAGGCCCCTGTGGCTGTGCTGGGCGTTCTGGGCGCTGCCCCTGACGGGCCCCGGGGCCGCCCTGACCGGCGAGCAGGTGCGGGCCAGCCTGCTGCGGCAGCTGGGCCTCCGCGAGGCGCCCGTCCTGGACCAGCGCGACGTGGAGGGGCTGGTCACCCCGGCCCACGTGAGGGCCCAGTACGTGGCCCTGTTGCGGCGCAGTCACGGCGCCCACTCCCGCGGGAAGAGGTTCAGCCAGAGGGTCCGAG AGGTGGCGGGCAGGTTGCTGGCGGCCGAG GCCGCGCTCGGCAGGCTCGAGCGGCTGTCCCCGCACGGCGCCCGCGCCCGCGTCACCGTCGAGTGGCTGCGCATCCACGAGGACAGCTCGAACCGCACCTACCTGGTGGACTCCAG GCTGGTGTCCCTCCAGGGGAGTGGCTGGAAGGCCTTCGACGTGACCGAGGCCGTGAACTTCTGGCGCCAGCTGGGCCGGTCTGGGCAGCCGCTGCTGCTGCAGGTGTCCGTGCAGAGGGCGCACCTGGGCCCGCGGGCCTCGGGCGCCCACACGCTGCTCCGCTTCGCGTCCCAGGGCCAGGAGGGCACGGGGCAGGGCGAGCCCCAGCTGGAGCTGCACACCCTGGACCTCGGGGCCTACGG AGCTCAGGGCGACTGCGACCCCGAGGCGACGGAGGGCGCCCGCTGCTGCCGCCAGGAGACCTACGTTGACCTGCGGGGCATGCGGTGGGCCGAGAACTGGGTCCTGGAGCCCCCGGGCTTCCTGGCCTACGAGTGTGTGGGCGCGTGCCAGCAGCCCCCGGAGCCCCCGACCTTCAGGCGGCCGTTCCCGGGGCCGCGACAGTGCGTAGCCTCGGAGACGACCTCGCTGCCCCTGATCGTGGGCGTCAAGGAGGGCGGCAGGCCCAGGCCCCAGGTGGTCAGCCTGCCCAACATGAGGGTGGAGAAGTGCAGCTGCGCGTGGGACGGGGCGCCCGTGCCCAGGAGGCTGGGGCCTTAG
- the LOC122235914 gene encoding left-right determination factor 1-like isoform X1, which yields MRPLWLCWAFWALPLTGPGAALTGEQVRASLLRQLGLREAPVLDQRDVEGLVTPAHVRAQYVALLRRSHGAHSRGKRFSQRVREVAGRLLAAEASTHVLVFGMEGRLPPNSELVQAVLRLFQEPVPKAALGRLERLSPHGARARVTVEWLRIHEDSSNRTYLVDSRLVSLQGSGWKAFDVTEAVNFWRQLGRSGQPLLLQVSVQRAHLGPRASGAHTLLRFASQGQEGTGQGEPQLELHTLDLGAYGAQGDCDPEATEGARCCRQETYVDLRGMRWAENWVLEPPGFLAYECVGACQQPPEPPTFRRPFPGPRQCVASETTSLPLIVGVKEGGRPRPQVVSLPNMRVEKCSCAWDGAPVPRRLGP from the exons ATGAGGCCCCTGTGGCTGTGCTGGGCGTTCTGGGCGCTGCCCCTGACGGGCCCCGGGGCCGCCCTGACCGGCGAGCAGGTGCGGGCCAGCCTGCTGCGGCAGCTGGGCCTCCGCGAGGCGCCCGTCCTGGACCAGCGCGACGTGGAGGGGCTGGTCACCCCGGCCCACGTGAGGGCCCAGTACGTGGCCCTGTTGCGGCGCAGTCACGGCGCCCACTCCCGCGGGAAGAGGTTCAGCCAGAGGGTCCGAG AGGTGGCGGGCAGGTTGCTGGCGGCCGAGGCCTCCACGCACGTGCTGGTGTTCGGCATGGAGGGGCGCCTGCCGCCCAACAGCGAGCTGGTGCAGGCCGTGCTGCGCCTCTTCCAGGAGCCGGTCCCCAAGGCCGCGCTCGGCAGGCTCGAGCGGCTGTCCCCGCACGGCGCCCGCGCCCGCGTCACCGTCGAGTGGCTGCGCATCCACGAGGACAGCTCGAACCGCACCTACCTGGTGGACTCCAG GCTGGTGTCCCTCCAGGGGAGTGGCTGGAAGGCCTTCGACGTGACCGAGGCCGTGAACTTCTGGCGCCAGCTGGGCCGGTCTGGGCAGCCGCTGCTGCTGCAGGTGTCCGTGCAGAGGGCGCACCTGGGCCCGCGGGCCTCGGGCGCCCACACGCTGCTCCGCTTCGCGTCCCAGGGCCAGGAGGGCACGGGGCAGGGCGAGCCCCAGCTGGAGCTGCACACCCTGGACCTCGGGGCCTACGG AGCTCAGGGCGACTGCGACCCCGAGGCGACGGAGGGCGCCCGCTGCTGCCGCCAGGAGACCTACGTTGACCTGCGGGGCATGCGGTGGGCCGAGAACTGGGTCCTGGAGCCCCCGGGCTTCCTGGCCTACGAGTGTGTGGGCGCGTGCCAGCAGCCCCCGGAGCCCCCGACCTTCAGGCGGCCGTTCCCGGGGCCGCGACAGTGCGTAGCCTCGGAGACGACCTCGCTGCCCCTGATCGTGGGCGTCAAGGAGGGCGGCAGGCCCAGGCCCCAGGTGGTCAGCCTGCCCAACATGAGGGTGGAGAAGTGCAGCTGCGCGTGGGACGGGGCGCCCGTGCCCAGGAGGCTGGGGCCTTAG